In Deltaproteobacteria bacterium, the following are encoded in one genomic region:
- a CDS encoding FHA domain-containing protein: protein MDALRVRKCRLEVLAGPDQGVDVVCAAPEILIGRGAEHLRLSDRKVSGLHCEIRLDDRGYRLRDLGSTNGTYVAGMRVFDVYLPPGAIVSLGDTSVRFTPLGESVEYPLWRESRLGGMVGASAPMRRLFDDIARIAAAPSTVLVTGETGTGKELVAEAIHELSPRASGPFVVLDCGAVPPRLFEDQLFGHEPGAFTGATTSRAGVFEAAHGGTLFLDEIGELPVDIQPKLLRVLEARRVRRLGSTRDVPCDVRVVAATHRDLPIEVNRGSFRADLYYRIAVAVLRVPPLRDRPGDVDLLIEHFLDHIPGGRSAPLPDEFLQWARRHPWPGNVRELRNAVESAVALGRHGAAPSVPRGRDLPVEVDVDVPFKQAKQQFVDAFDRCYVTKLLERHGGNVSAAARAAGIDRMSIYKMLQRLGIPAPSGRRGSRR from the coding sequence ATCGACGCATTGCGCGTGCGCAAGTGCCGGCTCGAAGTGCTGGCGGGGCCGGACCAGGGCGTGGACGTCGTGTGCGCAGCGCCGGAGATCCTGATCGGCCGCGGAGCGGAACACCTGCGCCTCTCGGATCGGAAGGTGTCCGGGTTGCACTGCGAAATCCGCCTCGACGACCGCGGCTACCGGCTACGCGACCTCGGGTCCACCAACGGCACATACGTCGCCGGCATGCGCGTGTTCGACGTGTATCTGCCGCCGGGTGCGATCGTGTCCTTGGGCGACACGTCCGTTCGGTTCACACCGCTGGGAGAATCGGTCGAGTACCCCCTGTGGCGAGAGAGCCGCCTGGGCGGCATGGTCGGCGCGAGTGCCCCGATGCGGCGGCTGTTCGACGACATCGCGCGGATCGCCGCGGCGCCGTCCACCGTGCTCGTGACCGGGGAGACCGGCACCGGGAAGGAATTGGTCGCGGAGGCGATCCACGAGCTATCGCCGCGCGCGTCCGGCCCGTTCGTCGTGCTGGATTGCGGCGCCGTGCCGCCGCGTCTGTTCGAAGATCAACTGTTCGGCCACGAACCCGGCGCGTTCACCGGTGCGACCACGTCGCGCGCGGGCGTGTTCGAGGCGGCGCACGGCGGCACGCTGTTTCTCGACGAAATCGGTGAGCTGCCCGTCGACATCCAGCCCAAGTTGCTGCGCGTCCTCGAGGCGCGTCGCGTTCGCCGCCTCGGCAGCACGCGCGACGTGCCGTGCGACGTGCGCGTCGTGGCGGCCACGCATCGCGATCTGCCGATCGAAGTCAACCGCGGTAGCTTCCGGGCCGACCTGTACTACCGAATCGCCGTCGCCGTCCTTCGCGTCCCGCCTCTGCGCGACCGGCCAGGCGACGTCGACCTGCTGATCGAGCACTTCCTCGACCACATCCCGGGCGGGCGCAGCGCACCCTTGCCCGATGAGTTCTTGCAGTGGGCGCGCCGCCATCCGTGGCCCGGCAACGTGCGCGAGCTGCGCAACGCGGTCGAATCCGCCGTCGCGCTGGGCCGTCACGGAGCGGCGCCCTCGGTCCCGCGCGGTCGCGACCTGCCCGTCGAGGTCGACGTGGACGTGCCGTTCAAACAGGCCAAGCAGCAATTCGTCGATGCGTTCGACCGATGCTATGTGACCAAACTGCTCGAACGCCACGGTGGCAACGTGTCCGCCGCCGCCCGAGCGGCCGGCATCGACCGCATGTCGATCTACAAGATGCTCCAGCGCCTCGGTATCCCAGCGCCGTCCGGCCGTCGCGGATCGCGCCGCTAG